The genomic interval CGAGATCCTCAGGAGAGCGGGAGCAGTCACGGTCGTCATGGGATTGGCCAGAGGACGTGGGAAGAACACCTCGCAAATCTCCGCTTCCGAGAAGGCGATTATCGACGAGTACGACGCCTGCGTCGTATGCTTAGGTAACTTCAAGCCCTGTGTCGAGAAGAAGACCGATCTGATCAAGGACCTCCATGTCCCTGTGGTTTTGGTCTCCGGACCGAAACCCGAGGGCGTAGAGGATACATACGACGCATTGGTCACCGGTGTCGGAAGGAAGGCGGCAAGGATGAAGGACGCGGACGAAAGGGCGAAGCTCGACGAGATCTGCGATACGCTGGAGGCTGTCCTCAAGGACAAGAAGCTCTCTATCGAAGAGGATCCATTGTTCGTCCATCCGGCAGAGGTCAAGCAGATACTGCAGGAGTACGAGCCTATAGACATGTGCCTCAGACCCGCACCGATGGTTCTGCATCTGGATGGCCTTAGGGTCAAGATTCCTTACGCCGAGCACAAGGACTATCTCGAGAACGTCAAGGTCTACGGGCGCAGGTTGGGGGAGGTCGCGTACATTGAGCCTTCCAGGATTGACGACAGCAGTGTCGTTATCCGTATCAAGACCCGTTCGCAGGTCGAGTACGAGGACTCGAAGAAACAATGATCCGCAAGGGCACATACGTGCTCGCAATATCCCTTGGTTCCGACCAGGACATAAAGGTCGGAGCCTTGGGCATCTTACATTTTGAGAAAGGGGTGTATTGCTACGTGGGCAGCGCACTCGGTGGACTTGATTCTAGAACTGCTAGGCATATGCGGAAGGATAAGGTCCTGAAATGGCATGCCGACTACATCACTACAGTAGCAGATTCGGTAGATGCATACATTTCATATCCGGATTACATCGAGGAATGCAATCTTGCCAAGATGGCGATGGATGCGGGGATGGAACCGTCTCACAAAGGATTCGGCTGTTCGGATTGTAAGTGCTATACTCATCTCTTCAAGGCAGATGATAGACTTCTGAGAACCCTTATCAAAAAAGCCAAAATGACACCATTCAGACGATTGACCTTTTGAAATCAATCGCCGGCGGACAGCACAGGTAAGCAATCTCATTTTATCTCATTTTTTGTTTGGATTTTAGAGGTTCCTTTATATTAAATAAAGAAGGTCGCGCACACATAGAGCCAAAGCGAACGCTATGGAGGCTAACTAATGAAAGCAGTTGAGTACAAAGAAGGACCTGTTTCCGATGAGGTTCTGGACCGTATCGCCGGTGTCATCGGAGCAGACAAGATAACGAAGGGAGAGAGGACAATCATCACACCCACATGCGATGCCGATGTAGGTGCTGCAGTCAAGGCAATAATCGCTGCCAATGGCGCAGTGACCACCAAGGCCGCCAAGCACTGCGGAGACTACGATGTCGTCTTCGACTTCTCCAAGATGAAGGCAATCGAGTTCATCGACACCGTGAACATGACCGTCAAGGTCCAGGTAGGATGCAAGGTCGAGGATCTCGAGAATGCTCTGGAGGAGAAGGGATTCTTCCTTGGAGCCATCCCCGCTGGAAAGGATGCCACAGTCGAGAGTTGGGTCTACTCAGAGGCACCCGGAGTCGGTTCATACAAGTACGGAACCGTCAAGGACAATGTCTACAATGTTTATGCGGTAGACTACACCGGTTCCCTTATCGAGACCGGATATGACATCATAGGCTACTACATGTCAGGATACAACCTCACACAGACAATGGTAGCTTCCGCAGCCAGGCTCGGAATCATTACCGCAGTTACCCTGCAGATTTATCCTGCCGGAATAATGAGTGCGGCCTCATACAAGTTCGAGGGACCCGCAGCCATGCAGGCATTCCTTGAGAAGATCGCCCAGGAGCCTTCTGTCAAGCCCTACCACATCTCATTCAACTGCAACAGGATGGTCGTTGCATTCCAGGGATCTGAGCAATTCGTCGATCTGGACCTGCAGGCCACCGAGGCGCTCGCAGAGGGTGCAACGAAGATCGAGGATGACCTTTGGACCGGAATCGAGAGTGCAGCATGCATGTGCCCCAAGCACCCTACATTCTACATCCCTGTCAAGAACCTGGCAAGCTTCCTCGAGGCTGTCAAGGAGACCGACTATAAGTTCGCAGGAAACGTTCCCGACTGCACAACCGTCGCAGTCAAGCTCAGGGGCGGAGAATCCGATTTGGATGCTCTCGTCGCCAAAGCAGAGGAGCTCGGAGGAAGGTTCGCAGGCAAATGTGCAAGCAAATACCGCACCGAGGCTACCAACAATTTCGTCAAGAAGATCGCAGAGGGTTACATGGGTGTCAAACCTCAGGAGCACAATTTCATGAGAAAGGTCACCCCCGCCGTCATAGCAGAGCTTGAGGAGGCTGTAGGCAAGAAGAATGTCAACACCAACGGAATGGACAGAATCATCTACTGTCATGATCTCGCTCCTCTCCCCAAGGAAGCCGGAGTAGCATTCAACTGCATCCCTGATGTCATCGTAAGGCCCGAGAAGCCTGAGCACATCGCCGCA from Thermoplasmata archaeon carries:
- a CDS encoding methanogenesis marker 7 protein, which codes for MFEVMMYDGGIYRSDELFEMIEDVGGAVLQKNRSSQMLTVIMSVPEEDREEITKLCTEIGGTVKEVPLAGTEIAVVGPTLGRHHMPHPICDVAEILRRAGAVTVVMGLARGRGKNTSQISASEKAIIDEYDACVVCLGNFKPCVEKKTDLIKDLHVPVVLVSGPKPEGVEDTYDALVTGVGRKAARMKDADERAKLDEICDTLEAVLKDKKLSIEEDPLFVHPAEVKQILQEYEPIDMCLRPAPMVLHLDGLRVKIPYAEHKDYLENVKVYGRRLGEVAYIEPSRIDDSSVVIRIKTRSQVEYEDSKKQ
- a CDS encoding GIY-YIG nuclease family protein — its product is MIRKGTYVLAISLGSDQDIKVGALGILHFEKGVYCYVGSALGGLDSRTARHMRKDKVLKWHADYITTVADSVDAYISYPDYIEECNLAKMAMDAGMEPSHKGFGCSDCKCYTHLFKADDRLLRTLIKKAKMTPFRRLTF